The following proteins are encoded in a genomic region of Halomicroarcula saliterrae:
- a CDS encoding succinylglutamate desuccinylase/aspartoacylase family protein, translated as MEYEEVTHTATDRTLGRLPSGGDVTVTVHRYAGGPGPTVYVQAAQHGIELNGPAALRRLHGRLVDAAIAGTVVVVPVVNPLAFDQRTYMTPPEYDATNPNLNRVWPGDDEGSLQERLAAALWPLVAEADAVVDLHTGTADMLEHVRYRADRPAARRLGEAFGTDYLLSDDPEDDGTPSGTFRAAAAREGIPAITAELANSRQIAPEAVTVGVEGILDVLREVDVLQGRPTHSPDQTRLYDDSEATVATAAGLFELHPDIGVGDHVESGDELGAVYNPSTFERRQTVTAVDGGVAYSVSREAVVVAGEPLVSVARPV; from the coding sequence ATGGAGTACGAGGAGGTCACGCACACGGCGACCGACCGCACCCTCGGCCGTCTGCCGTCGGGTGGCGACGTCACCGTCACCGTCCACCGGTACGCTGGCGGACCCGGCCCGACCGTGTACGTCCAGGCCGCCCAGCACGGCATCGAACTCAACGGTCCGGCGGCGCTCCGACGCCTCCACGGCCGACTGGTCGACGCCGCAATCGCGGGGACCGTCGTCGTCGTCCCAGTCGTGAACCCGCTGGCGTTCGACCAGCGGACGTACATGACGCCACCGGAGTACGACGCGACGAATCCGAACCTGAATCGGGTCTGGCCGGGCGACGACGAGGGCAGCCTGCAGGAGCGACTGGCCGCGGCGCTCTGGCCGCTCGTGGCCGAGGCCGACGCGGTCGTCGACCTCCACACCGGCACGGCGGACATGCTCGAACACGTACGATACCGTGCCGACCGGCCGGCGGCCCGACGACTCGGCGAAGCGTTCGGTACCGACTACCTTCTGAGCGACGACCCCGAGGACGACGGGACGCCGAGCGGGACGTTCCGGGCTGCGGCGGCACGCGAGGGCATCCCGGCAATCACAGCGGAACTCGCCAACAGCCGACAGATCGCCCCCGAAGCCGTCACGGTGGGTGTCGAGGGGATTCTGGACGTACTCCGCGAGGTGGACGTTCTGCAGGGTCGGCCGACTCACTCGCCGGACCAGACCCGCCTCTACGACGACTCGGAGGCGACCGTCGCAACCGCCGCTGGGCTGTTCGAGCTCCACCCCGACATCGGGGTCGGCGACCACGTCGAGAGCGGCGACGAACTGGGGGCTGTGTACAACCCGTCGACGTTCGAGCGGCGCCAGACCGTCACGGCGGTCGACGGTGGCGTCGCCTATTCGGTGAGCCGCGAAGCCGTAGTGGTGGCAGGCGAGCCCCTCGTCAGCGTCGCCCGCCCCGTCTGA
- a CDS encoding GlcG/HbpS family heme-binding protein codes for MVRSIQLQTATELVDAAESKAEDIDNPMVITVANSEGNLVAQHRMDGAWLASVSISRNKAYTAAALEMPTHELAEPSKPGNSLYGLQTTDEGRIVIFGGGYPLERDGEIVGTIGVSGGAVEQDREVAEAGVERWHELTD; via the coding sequence ATGGTTCGATCCATTCAACTCCAGACAGCTACGGAACTCGTCGATGCCGCCGAGTCGAAGGCCGAGGACATCGACAATCCGATGGTCATCACGGTCGCGAACAGCGAAGGGAACCTCGTGGCGCAGCACCGCATGGACGGCGCGTGGCTCGCTTCTGTCAGCATCTCCCGAAACAAGGCGTACACGGCGGCTGCTCTGGAGATGCCCACACACGAACTCGCCGAGCCCTCGAAGCCCGGGAACTCGCTGTACGGACTCCAGACGACCGACGAAGGCCGCATCGTCATCTTCGGCGGTGGCTATCCGCTCGAACGCGACGGAGAGATCGTCGGGACCATCGGGGTCTCGGGTGGCGCCGTCGAACAGGACCGCGAGGTCGCCGAGGCCGGCGTCGAGCGCTGGCACGAACTGACCGATTGA
- a CDS encoding dihydrofolate reductase, with protein sequence MRLSLVAAVAANGVIGADREMPWHYPEDLAHFRETTVGHPVVMGRRTFESIAADLGGPLPDRQSIVLTSRPESLSDTVTAVSSLSEALEAVRAHDAETAYVVGGGSVYRQFLPEADELVLTELDEPYEGDTTFPTVDWDRWRVAERERYDLFDIVRYVPNQG encoded by the coding sequence ATGCGACTCTCGCTCGTGGCTGCCGTCGCCGCAAACGGGGTCATCGGTGCCGATCGGGAGATGCCGTGGCACTATCCCGAAGACCTCGCGCACTTCCGGGAGACGACCGTCGGCCACCCGGTCGTCATGGGACGGCGGACCTTCGAATCCATCGCGGCGGACCTCGGCGGTCCACTCCCGGACCGGCAGAGTATCGTGCTGACCAGTCGACCGGAGAGCCTGTCCGACACCGTAACCGCTGTCTCCTCCCTGTCGGAGGCGCTGGAGGCGGTCCGGGCACACGACGCGGAGACCGCCTACGTCGTCGGCGGCGGGTCGGTCTACCGCCAGTTCCTCCCCGAGGCCGACGAACTCGTCTTGACGGAACTGGACGAGCCCTACGAGGGCGACACCACCTTCCCGACCGTAGACTGGGACCGGTGGCGGGTGGCCGAGCGCGAGCGGTACGACCTGTTCGACATCGTCAGATACGTGCCCAATCAGGGATAA
- a CDS encoding helix-turn-helix domain-containing protein, whose product MSVTATIHIEHERLALVPTLRTLDDIDIRVITQGTTAPGATNFPFLIKYDDREELEARLAEDPTVEGYELVDWSDGTGIYYITHTSETLLISTVVTDVNGFLADTETKGNGWLARLLLPEREALSEIWEFARENDISLDIIEIYGNDDTEAGESYGLTDEQTAALRTAYEEGYFGEPREISLDGVASSMDLSSTAVSGRLRRGMRNLIAATIAEVDDE is encoded by the coding sequence ATGTCCGTTACAGCGACGATACACATCGAACACGAACGGCTTGCACTCGTTCCCACACTGCGAACATTAGATGACATCGACATACGTGTCATCACGCAGGGCACGACCGCTCCGGGCGCGACCAACTTCCCGTTTCTCATCAAGTACGACGACCGGGAAGAACTCGAAGCACGACTCGCTGAAGACCCGACCGTCGAGGGGTACGAGCTCGTCGACTGGTCGGACGGTACCGGTATCTACTACATCACACACACGTCGGAAACTCTGCTCATCAGCACCGTCGTCACTGACGTCAACGGTTTCCTCGCCGACACGGAGACGAAAGGCAACGGCTGGCTCGCCCGGTTGCTACTCCCGGAACGGGAAGCACTCAGCGAGATCTGGGAGTTCGCCAGGGAGAACGACATCTCTCTCGACATCATCGAGATATACGGGAACGACGACACGGAGGCCGGGGAATCCTACGGACTGACCGACGAACAGACCGCGGCACTGCGGACGGCGTACGAGGAGGGGTACTTCGGGGAGCCACGGGAGATATCACTCGACGGGGTCGCTTCGTCGATGGACCTCTCCTCGACGGCGGTGAGCGGCCGACTCCGCCGAGGGATGCGAAACCTCATCGCGGCGACTATCGCCGAAGTCGACGATGAGTGA
- a CDS encoding aminomethyl transferase family protein, whose product MSGNEEHPNHPSIDQSDRTVPRNLRQTGDPGIEMLVSTRVRKSPFFHKSFNEEGAWRATVYNRLYHPRGLIEPEDGGVMKEYDALTNAVTLWDVAVERQIRVKGPDAEALTNYVVTRDVTGMDAMDGKYVILCNEDGGVLNDPVLLRPEEDEFWFSISDSTLMQWLQGVNVDNDFDVEIDEIDVAPMQIQGPKALDVMVDVVGEEVEDIPYYGLMEAEIDGVDVLISQTGFSGEEGFEIYVEEASKYAERVWDPVMASVKDHGGRQIAPGHHRRIAAGIMSWGQDLDHETSPFQVNLGYQVPDDKEADYIGEEALEEQKEQIENGNYPFERKLIGLKMAGEPIRDYAPDFWIISDPDTGEECGYLTSPWWNPDLETNIGMGFVPADKIQEVTDTPLNDEIYDEELDLEFQVHLPDEYAEEEGEPVFATVAKVPFKESVNPSAREQAKLNARREAESSSD is encoded by the coding sequence ATGTCAGGGAACGAGGAACATCCCAACCACCCCAGTATCGATCAGTCTGACCGGACGGTGCCACGCAACCTGCGCCAGACCGGCGACCCGGGCATCGAGATGCTCGTCTCGACTCGCGTCCGAAAGTCACCGTTCTTCCACAAGTCGTTCAACGAGGAGGGAGCGTGGCGCGCCACCGTCTACAACCGACTCTACCACCCCCGCGGTCTCATCGAACCAGAGGACGGCGGCGTGATGAAGGAGTACGACGCGTTGACCAACGCCGTCACGCTCTGGGACGTCGCCGTCGAGCGCCAGATCCGCGTGAAGGGCCCCGACGCCGAGGCGCTGACGAACTACGTCGTCACCCGCGACGTGACAGGTATGGACGCGATGGACGGGAAGTACGTCATCCTCTGCAACGAGGACGGCGGCGTGCTCAACGACCCAGTCCTGCTGCGTCCCGAGGAGGACGAGTTCTGGTTCTCCATCTCCGACTCGACGCTGATGCAGTGGCTTCAGGGCGTCAACGTCGACAACGACTTCGACGTCGAAATCGACGAAATCGACGTCGCGCCGATGCAGATTCAGGGGCCGAAGGCGCTGGACGTGATGGTCGACGTCGTCGGCGAAGAGGTCGAAGACATCCCCTACTACGGCCTGATGGAGGCAGAGATCGACGGCGTCGACGTGCTCATCAGCCAGACCGGCTTCTCCGGCGAGGAGGGCTTCGAGATCTACGTCGAGGAAGCCTCGAAGTACGCCGAGCGTGTCTGGGACCCCGTCATGGCGAGCGTCAAGGACCATGGCGGCCGCCAGATCGCGCCGGGTCACCACCGCCGCATCGCCGCCGGTATCATGTCCTGGGGGCAAGACCTGGACCACGAGACCTCCCCGTTCCAGGTCAACCTCGGTTATCAGGTGCCCGACGACAAGGAAGCCGACTACATCGGCGAGGAGGCGCTCGAAGAGCAGAAAGAGCAGATCGAGAACGGCAACTACCCGTTCGAGCGCAAGCTCATCGGCCTGAAGATGGCCGGCGAGCCGATCCGGGACTACGCGCCGGACTTCTGGATCATCTCCGACCCCGACACGGGCGAGGAGTGTGGCTACCTCACCTCGCCGTGGTGGAACCCCGACCTGGAGACCAACATCGGCATGGGCTTCGTCCCGGCCGACAAGATCCAGGAAGTGACGGACACGCCGCTCAACGACGAGATCTACGACGAAGAACTCGACCTGGAGTTTCAGGTCCACCTCCCCGACGAGTACGCCGAAGAGGAAGGCGAGCCGGTGTTCGCGACGGTCGCGAAGGTGCCGTTCAAGGAGTCCGTCAACCCGAGCGCCCGCGAGCAGGCGAAGCTCAACGCCAGGCGGGAGGCCGAGAGCAGTAGCGACTGA
- a CDS encoding GcvT family protein: METTDSVPNQADTVIVGAGIVGCNLAYQLTQLGREDVVVVDQGPMPTTGGSSTHAPGIMFQTAEPKELSQFADYSRKLYSELEGADGQQAYNEVGGIEVARSEERMAFLQRRVEHANAWGIEDPQLLSPEEVTDHLPLVDESRILGGYYSPTDGQVSGVVACDALAREAMERGAEFVPHTRTEDVEVEDASVRAVVTENGTIDCEEVVVATNIWARQLGEKLDVHLPVTPVEHQYTMTESLSEMEDSAVDITDHPLFENYENVSGEKAKRLLVGPDRPILRDQDNAMYYRTHGDSYGIGSYNHEPIVPDPKELGGNDPDGEQGSIHEFTDVHMDTATHPDRPHKAPRRASDELVPATEGAELEHKYNGMFAESPNGLPVMGPVRKCEGLWTAAAIWVTHAGGAMKAMAEWMENGVPRLEDGPIDVSQCNVNRFDEHEGSWDFARDIGAEEYRIVYNIMHPKWVWEDMQRDIRRTPMYHTHREHDAEMWASAGWEEPQWFESNADLLEEYGDRIPDRDGWEGVYWSPLEGAEALHVRNKVGLHDMTSFNKMEVVGSEAGEFVQRLCTNDMDLDVGDVRYTLMCNEGGGVRADITVTRTDEGRYLLLTTGREVGNNHVAWVRHQSPDSVVVNDVTSSLAAMVCTGPDARNVLSKVTDVDLSDDAFPFFTSQQFFVKNVPVTALRVSYAGELGWELYTPSEYGERLWEHVLDAGAEYDIRPYGNGALDSLRIEKGFRLWGEDLHTEHTPFEAGLGWAVDMDTEFIGKAALQAAREETAAAADGGERSDGPRASSDEQRASDGGARADDSVYTDQQVACLTLDDGDATILDDRPVFAPGGDESLGYVHSAEYGYTAGACVAYTYLPSEYAEPGTDVEVLFEGERYAATVREEPLVA; the protein is encoded by the coding sequence ATGGAGACAACCGATAGCGTGCCGAATCAGGCCGATACGGTCATCGTCGGCGCTGGTATCGTCGGCTGCAACCTCGCGTATCAGCTGACGCAACTGGGGCGCGAGGACGTGGTCGTCGTCGACCAGGGGCCGATGCCGACGACCGGCGGGTCGTCGACCCACGCGCCGGGCATCATGTTCCAGACGGCGGAGCCGAAAGAACTCAGCCAGTTCGCGGACTACAGCCGGAAGCTCTACTCCGAACTCGAGGGAGCCGACGGGCAGCAGGCCTACAACGAAGTCGGGGGTATCGAGGTCGCCCGCAGCGAGGAGCGGATGGCGTTTCTCCAGCGCAGGGTCGAACACGCGAACGCCTGGGGCATCGAGGACCCGCAACTGCTCTCACCCGAAGAGGTCACCGACCACCTGCCGCTCGTCGACGAGAGCCGGATTCTCGGAGGGTACTACTCGCCGACGGACGGTCAGGTATCCGGCGTCGTCGCCTGTGACGCGCTGGCTCGCGAGGCGATGGAAAGAGGCGCCGAGTTCGTCCCGCACACGCGCACCGAAGACGTCGAAGTCGAGGACGCTTCGGTCCGGGCGGTCGTCACCGAGAACGGGACCATCGACTGTGAGGAGGTCGTCGTCGCGACGAACATCTGGGCGCGACAGCTCGGCGAGAAACTGGACGTCCACCTCCCGGTGACACCGGTGGAACACCAGTACACGATGACAGAATCGCTCTCGGAGATGGAAGACAGCGCGGTCGATATCACCGACCACCCGCTGTTCGAGAACTACGAGAACGTCTCCGGAGAGAAGGCGAAACGGTTGCTCGTCGGTCCCGACCGCCCCATCCTCCGTGACCAGGACAACGCCATGTACTACCGGACCCACGGGGACTCCTACGGCATCGGCTCGTACAACCACGAGCCCATCGTCCCCGACCCGAAGGAACTCGGCGGCAACGACCCGGACGGCGAGCAGGGGTCGATCCACGAGTTCACCGACGTCCACATGGACACCGCGACGCACCCGGACCGCCCGCACAAGGCCCCGCGACGGGCCAGCGACGAACTCGTCCCCGCCACCGAGGGCGCCGAACTCGAACACAAGTACAACGGGATGTTCGCCGAGTCGCCCAACGGTCTGCCCGTGATGGGGCCCGTCCGCAAATGCGAGGGGCTCTGGACGGCTGCGGCCATCTGGGTGACCCACGCCGGCGGCGCGATGAAGGCGATGGCCGAGTGGATGGAGAACGGCGTTCCGCGGCTGGAGGACGGCCCCATCGACGTCTCCCAGTGTAACGTCAACCGGTTCGACGAACACGAGGGGTCGTGGGACTTCGCCCGAGATATCGGCGCCGAAGAGTACCGTATCGTCTACAACATCATGCACCCGAAGTGGGTGTGGGAGGACATGCAGCGGGACATCCGGCGGACGCCGATGTACCACACCCACAGGGAGCACGACGCCGAGATGTGGGCGTCTGCCGGCTGGGAGGAGCCCCAGTGGTTCGAGAGCAACGCCGACCTGCTGGAGGAGTACGGCGACCGGATTCCGGACCGTGACGGCTGGGAGGGCGTCTACTGGTCGCCCCTCGAAGGCGCGGAGGCGCTCCACGTCCGGAACAAGGTCGGCCTGCACGATATGACTTCGTTCAACAAGATGGAGGTCGTCGGCAGCGAGGCCGGCGAGTTCGTCCAGCGGCTCTGTACGAACGATATGGACCTCGACGTGGGCGACGTTCGCTACACGCTGATGTGTAACGAGGGCGGCGGCGTCCGCGCGGACATCACGGTGACCCGCACGGACGAGGGCCGCTACCTGCTGCTGACGACCGGCCGCGAAGTCGGGAACAACCACGTCGCGTGGGTCCGGCATCAGTCCCCCGACAGCGTGGTGGTCAACGACGTGACCTCCAGCCTCGCGGCGATGGTCTGTACCGGCCCCGACGCCCGGAACGTCCTCTCGAAGGTGACCGACGTCGACCTCTCGGACGACGCGTTCCCGTTCTTTACGAGCCAGCAGTTCTTCGTGAAGAACGTCCCCGTCACGGCGCTGCGCGTCTCCTACGCCGGCGAACTGGGGTGGGAGCTGTACACTCCCTCCGAGTACGGCGAACGGCTCTGGGAGCACGTTCTGGACGCCGGCGCCGAGTACGACATCCGCCCGTACGGCAACGGCGCGCTGGACTCCCTGCGGATCGAGAAAGGGTTCCGGCTGTGGGGCGAGGACCTCCACACGGAGCACACCCCCTTCGAGGCCGGCCTCGGCTGGGCGGTCGACATGGACACGGAGTTCATCGGCAAAGCGGCGCTGCAGGCAGCCCGGGAGGAGACGGCGGCGGCCGCCGACGGTGGTGAGCGATCCGACGGACCGCGAGCCTCGTCGGACGAGCAGCGCGCGTCCGACGGCGGGGCGCGAGCAGACGACAGCGTCTACACCGACCAGCAGGTCGCCTGCCTGACGCTCGACGACGGGGACGCGACCATCCTCGACGACCGGCCCGTCTTCGCTCCGGGCGGGGACGAGTCGCTCGGATACGTCCACAGCGCCGAATACGGCTACACTGCGGGCGCTTGCGTCGCCTACACCTACCTCCCGTCGGAGTACGCCGAGCCGGGGACCGACGTGGAAGTCCTCTTCGAGGGCGAGCGCTACGCCGCGACCGTGCGCGAGGAACCGCTGGTGGCCTGA
- the glyA gene encoding serine hydroxymethyltransferase, which produces MRYERIREVDPAIADALDGERARQNDTLAMIASENHVSEAVMEAQSSELTNKYAEGYPGERYYGGCEYADAVERVAIERATELWGADHVNVQPHSGSQANMGVYLAMLEPGDKILSLDLTHGGHLSHGHPANFAGQVYEVEQYEVDPATGYVDYEGLRKHAEQYEPDIVVSGYSAYPREVDFERIQAAADAAGAYHLADIAHITGLVAAGVHESPVGVADFVTGSTHKTIRAGRGGIIMCDDEYADDIDSAVFPGAQGGPLMHNVAGKAVGFKEALEPEFEAYARQTVDNAVALGDRLQEHGLDLVSGGTDNHLVLVDLRPSHPDTTGKDVEEGLEAAGIVLNANTVPGETRSAFNPSGIRAGTPALTTRGFDEDACREVADCIYEVVEAPHDEDVVEGVADRVDRLTDEFALYD; this is translated from the coding sequence ATGAGGTACGAGCGCATCCGCGAGGTCGACCCGGCGATCGCCGACGCACTCGACGGCGAGCGAGCGCGCCAGAACGACACGCTGGCGATGATCGCCTCGGAGAACCACGTCTCCGAGGCGGTTATGGAGGCCCAGAGCTCCGAACTCACGAACAAGTACGCCGAGGGCTACCCTGGCGAACGCTACTACGGCGGCTGTGAGTACGCCGACGCGGTCGAACGTGTCGCTATCGAGCGCGCCACTGAGCTGTGGGGCGCCGACCACGTCAACGTCCAGCCCCACTCGGGCTCACAGGCCAACATGGGTGTCTATCTGGCGATGCTGGAGCCGGGCGATAAGATACTCTCGCTGGACCTGACCCACGGCGGCCACCTCTCGCACGGGCACCCGGCGAACTTCGCCGGGCAGGTGTACGAGGTCGAGCAGTACGAGGTCGACCCGGCGACCGGCTACGTCGACTACGAGGGACTTCGCAAGCACGCCGAGCAGTACGAGCCAGACATCGTCGTCTCGGGCTACTCGGCGTACCCCCGGGAAGTCGACTTCGAGCGGATTCAGGCGGCCGCCGACGCCGCCGGCGCCTACCACCTCGCCGACATCGCTCACATAACCGGGCTGGTGGCAGCGGGCGTCCACGAGTCACCGGTCGGCGTCGCGGACTTCGTCACCGGTTCGACCCACAAGACGATCCGCGCCGGTCGGGGCGGCATCATCATGTGCGACGACGAGTACGCCGACGACATCGACTCGGCCGTCTTCCCCGGGGCACAGGGCGGTCCCCTGATGCACAACGTCGCCGGCAAGGCCGTCGGCTTCAAGGAGGCCCTCGAACCCGAGTTCGAGGCCTATGCTCGACAGACCGTCGACAACGCCGTCGCGCTGGGTGACCGTCTACAGGAGCACGGCCTCGACCTGGTCTCGGGCGGCACCGACAACCACCTCGTGCTCGTCGACCTCCGGCCGTCCCACCCCGATACCACCGGTAAGGACGTCGAGGAGGGGCTCGAAGCGGCGGGCATCGTGCTGAACGCCAACACCGTCCCCGGCGAGACCCGCTCGGCGTTCAACCCCTCGGGCATCCGCGCCGGCACGCCCGCACTCACGACGCGGGGCTTCGACGAGGACGCCTGTCGCGAGGTCGCCGACTGCATCTACGAGGTCGTCGAAGCGCCCCACGACGAGGACGTCGTCGAGGGCGTCGCCGACCGCGTGGACCGGCTGACCGACGAGTTCGCCCTCTACGACTGA
- a CDS encoding methylenetetrahydrofolate reductase produces MSLKSRISGDQEGVETLLRNARFELMPFDSFDEEIEHLPADATIAITTSPQLGIERTVEKTELAIEEGFEVVPHVAARYVEDREHLEEIARRLTEAGVTDIFVPGGDREEPVGEFESAYDFLTTLDEMEYEFEDVGITGYPEGHEFLDEETLAESMRKKEPYATYIVTQLCYDPEAVLEWIEDIRARGVDLPVEIGIPGVMKYQRLMQISQKVGVGDSVKFLKKTTGILGFVKQLIGSRGSYEPDDLVDGLGPYADDEAYGIRGIHIYTFNQTPDTESWRRGRLPS; encoded by the coding sequence ATGTCTCTGAAATCACGCATCTCCGGGGACCAGGAGGGCGTCGAGACGCTCCTCAGGAACGCGCGGTTCGAACTGATGCCGTTCGACAGCTTCGACGAGGAAATCGAGCACCTCCCGGCGGACGCGACCATCGCGATAACGACGTCCCCGCAGCTGGGTATCGAGCGGACCGTCGAGAAGACCGAGTTGGCCATCGAGGAGGGCTTCGAGGTCGTTCCCCACGTCGCCGCCCGGTACGTCGAGGACCGGGAACACCTCGAAGAGATCGCCCGGCGGCTCACCGAGGCCGGCGTCACCGACATCTTCGTCCCGGGCGGCGACCGCGAGGAACCGGTCGGGGAGTTCGAGTCGGCGTACGACTTCCTCACGACGCTCGACGAGATGGAGTACGAGTTCGAGGACGTCGGTATCACTGGCTACCCCGAGGGCCACGAGTTCCTCGACGAAGAGACGCTCGCGGAGTCCATGCGGAAGAAAGAGCCCTACGCGACCTACATCGTCACGCAACTGTGCTACGACCCCGAGGCCGTCCTGGAGTGGATCGAGGACATCCGGGCGCGTGGCGTCGACCTCCCCGTCGAAATCGGCATCCCCGGCGTGATGAAGTACCAGCGGTTGATGCAGATATCCCAGAAGGTCGGCGTCGGTGACTCCGTCAAGTTCCTGAAGAAGACGACCGGTATCCTCGGGTTCGTCAAGCAACTCATCGGCTCCAGAGGGTCCTACGAGCCCGACGACCTCGTCGACGGGTTGGGCCCCTACGCCGACGACGAGGCGTACGGCATCCGCGGCATCCACATCTACACGTTCAATCAGACGCCCGATACCGAGAGCTGGCGGCGCGGCCGTCTGCCATCCTGA
- a CDS encoding BCCT family transporter produces MSAGDDDKVVGETSEGLQVELFHPDTDRETGDRNVQAFGFDVHSRVFPLSCLVIALFIGLTLVFRSQAAGAFTAIQTGISAVAGWFYILSVNVFIVVILYFALGKYGSIRLGGVEAEKEFSDFSWVAMLFSAGMGIGLMFFSVAEPIFHFGSVPPFFDGVQDGSAAASGVAMATTFFHWGIHPWAVYGLVGLGLAFFSFNRGLPLTFRSIFWPLLGERIYGWPGHVIDILSVIATLFGLSTSLGIGVQQINAGLTTLSGQFLSTTVPQSVWIQVVLIGIITAIATLSVAAGLDGGVRRLSEFNVYLMVTLLGAMLIVGPTLYVLANFVTSLGTYIGVLPELSFWSQTGGGTTWQSGWTIFYWGWWISWSPFVGMFIARISKGRTVREFVLGVLLVPTLFSFFWMSTFGGAALFVELETGGSLVAAVNADVATAIYEMFSFYPLSVPLSLLAVVLVVTFFVTSSDSGSLVIDHLTSGGKHDVPAAQRIFWAVIEGVIAAVLLIGGGLEALQTASITAGLPLTFVLLLMCYTVYVGLSNELRIMESDAFAEWMERLDDSGTVVVEDDGIVVTRADDGEASPGDD; encoded by the coding sequence ATGTCCGCGGGTGACGACGACAAAGTCGTCGGGGAGACTTCAGAAGGGCTCCAGGTCGAACTGTTCCATCCGGATACCGACCGGGAAACCGGGGACAGGAACGTCCAGGCCTTCGGATTCGACGTGCATTCACGGGTGTTCCCTCTCTCCTGTCTGGTAATCGCGCTCTTCATCGGGCTCACGCTGGTCTTTCGGTCGCAGGCTGCGGGGGCGTTCACCGCGATTCAGACCGGTATTTCCGCCGTCGCAGGCTGGTTCTACATCCTCTCGGTGAACGTCTTCATCGTGGTCATTCTGTACTTCGCACTCGGCAAGTACGGGTCGATCCGGCTCGGGGGCGTCGAGGCCGAAAAGGAGTTCTCCGACTTCTCCTGGGTCGCGATGCTGTTCAGCGCCGGCATGGGCATCGGGCTCATGTTCTTCAGCGTGGCCGAACCGATCTTTCATTTCGGGTCCGTACCCCCCTTCTTCGACGGCGTTCAGGACGGGAGCGCCGCGGCCAGCGGGGTCGCGATGGCGACCACGTTCTTCCACTGGGGCATCCACCCGTGGGCCGTCTACGGCCTCGTCGGCCTCGGCCTGGCGTTCTTTTCGTTCAACCGCGGCCTGCCGCTTACCTTCCGCTCGATATTCTGGCCCCTGCTGGGCGAGCGCATCTACGGCTGGCCAGGCCACGTCATCGACATCCTCTCGGTCATCGCGACGCTGTTCGGGCTCTCGACCTCGCTCGGTATCGGCGTCCAGCAGATCAACGCCGGCCTCACGACGCTCTCGGGGCAGTTCCTCTCGACGACCGTCCCGCAGTCGGTGTGGATTCAGGTTGTACTGATCGGGATCATCACGGCCATTGCGACGCTGTCGGTGGCCGCTGGGCTCGACGGCGGCGTGCGGCGACTCAGCGAGTTCAACGTCTATCTCATGGTGACACTCCTGGGGGCGATGCTCATCGTCGGCCCGACGCTGTACGTTCTCGCCAATTTTGTCACGAGTCTCGGCACTTATATCGGCGTCCTGCCGGAGTTGTCGTTCTGGAGCCAGACCGGCGGCGGGACCACCTGGCAGAGCGGCTGGACGATCTTCTACTGGGGGTGGTGGATCTCCTGGTCGCCGTTCGTCGGGATGTTCATCGCCCGTATCTCCAAGGGCAGGACCGTCCGGGAGTTCGTGCTCGGCGTCCTCCTTGTGCCGACGCTGTTTTCCTTCTTCTGGATGTCCACGTTCGGCGGGGCGGCGCTGTTCGTCGAACTGGAGACGGGCGGTTCGCTCGTCGCCGCGGTGAACGCCGACGTCGCGACCGCTATCTACGAGATGTTCTCGTTCTACCCGCTGTCGGTCCCGCTGTCGCTGCTGGCGGTCGTCCTCGTGGTCACCTTCTTCGTCACCTCCTCGGATTCGGGGTCGCTCGTGATCGACCATCTGACGTCCGGGGGGAAACACGACGTGCCGGCCGCCCAGCGGATATTCTGGGCGGTCATCGAGGGTGTCATCGCCGCCGTCCTGCTGATCGGCGGGGGGCTGGAGGCGCTCCAGACCGCCTCGATCACCGCCGGGCTTCCCCTCACGTTCGTCCTGCTGTTGATGTGTTACACGGTCTACGTGGGACTGTCGAACGAGCTCCGAATCATGGAGTCCGACGCGTTCGCCGAGTGGATGGAACGGCTTGACGACAGTGGAACCGTCGTGGTCGAAGACGACGGCATCGTCGTAACCAGAGCCGACGACGGCGAAGCCTCACCCGGCGATGACTAA